DNA sequence from the Eulemur rufifrons isolate Redbay chromosome 6, OSU_ERuf_1, whole genome shotgun sequence genome:
AAGATTGGGAGGAAAAGGACAGGGCCTGGAAGATGAGGAGCTCAGGGGGTGAGGTACATTGGGGTGACAGTGACAGTGACACTGTGAGACATTGGGGTTCTAGCTCTGAAAGAGGGAGCAGTTGAGGCTGACGTGGGGTAGAGGGTTAGGTCCCTGGGGCTTAAGAGATCTTGACACTGTTGAGTGAGTCACCCAGCCAAGGTGGCAGCCAGGGTCAAGAAGAGGAGAGCTTGGGCTTTCAAATCATTTTGGGGTGGAATCCTTGTCCTACCCTTGCCTAAACCTCCTAAcatcagtttcctcctctgtgaaataggGACAATAACATCCATCTCGAGGGACTCTCAAGATTCAAAAAAAGAGTTTGTCCATATGTCAGAGGGGCTAATAGGAATCAGAGGTACTGATGGACTTTGTGTCTGGTTTTTAGTTGTCCAAGGCAGCAAAAATGTCATATCATAATGATCATCTATCGTCTACTATGTCACAGACAATGTGCCAGCTGCTTACTGATCCTGACAGGCCAAGGTCTGCAGTGTGCACCCCTGGGCTTGgctgggcagaggcagagaagcATGAGAAGGGGAAAGTGAAGACCACAGGGGGTGGAGAAGGAAAGCAGTGTTTTCTGAGTGCTTAACATATGACAGTCATAACGCAATtatctcccttttacagatgaggaaactgaggcttagaataATGAAGTGATTCGCCCATGTTTCCAAATCCTGGCTCCCACATTCTTATCATACTCCAGATTGTCTCCTTTGGGGTCCTGAGAGAAGGGAGGAGCAAGGAAGGGGTGGAGAACCAGGCATCAGGGAGGCTTGAATTAGGAAGCACATATTGCAGGAAGGCTCTAGATCTGGCGTGCTCTTTGAGAAGTACGTTGAGGCACAGTATTTTTGCCCTCCAAGAATTCTGCACTGGGTAATGAGAACAGGAAACTAGAGGTCCTGGTGGTTTAGTTCCCAACTTCAGCACCCAGACTCAAAGCCCTGGAGTTGCAGGCATGTGAGTGCTCCCGGGGGGGCTTTCTGCAGGTACAATCCCAAAGAACTGTCCCTGAGAGTCTCATGTGGTGCTGAGCACTGTCCCATACTGCTGTAGGTTGGACTGTGTCCTCCAAAAAACTATGGAgaagccctaaccctcagtacCACAGACGGCAGATGGAATTAGTTaggatgaggtcacactggagtaggggGGCCCTCactccaatatgactggtgtccctttaagaagagaagagacagagagacagacctAGGTGGGGAGAATACCATGTGataacagaggcagagattgaaatGCTGCAGCTGCAAGAAAAGGACCTCCTGGGGCTACCAGCAGGTGGAAGAGGCTGGAAGGATTCTCTCCTATAGGTTTCAGAGGGAGCAGGGCCCTGCCAGCACCTCTGTTTTAGCCTTCTCTTCTCCAGAACCGGAGACCACCGATTTCTGTTGTTCTGAGTCACACAGTTTGTGGAACTCCgctatggcagccccaggaaacgaAGCCTGCAGCCCATCTCATTCAACCCTGTCAGTAACTCCCTAGCGCAGTGCACAGCCCACTTTCAAACTGCAGTACCATACTCCACCATTAGAAATACTTCATGTTATGACCTGCTGcacgcacacgtgtgtgtgttttcttcttctaacctgaaacaaaagtttcaaaAAGTACTACTTACCCTCACTATGTGTGACACCCTGATGTTTTCAAATCTATTCTAAActagttcattaaaaaaaaaaagtctgatttcATGACTCACTAATGGGGTCACaacccacattttaaaaaagtgccTTAGAATGTGTAAGCATCTCCAGGCAGACGGTGTCCTGTTCATCTCTAcgtctccccccgcccccgagtCTCTGGAACAGAGTCGGGGGGCCCAGTGCATATTTACCTGAACCGAACTCCCTGTCAGGTAGGCATAGCAGCTCTACTTTCTCAGTAAGGAAACGAACGTTTGTAGAGGTTGAGTAAGTTGCACGAAGTCATCCAACTTGTAGGTGGAGGAGTCAGTGTTGGGATAAAACTTTGGCTTGTTCCTCTGGCTTAGGACAGCGCTGGCTTCCTGGTCTGGTCCTGCCATTATCAGTTGGGTTCCAAGTAAGCACCCCACTGCCCAAGGAGGGAGCCCTCTGGGCATTTCCTCAGCAGAGGTCTCTCCCCTGGTAACCAGACTCCTTCAGCGCTCAGAGAAGGCCACAGTAGGGTGTTGGAATGGCACTGGGGGGAGGTGAGGGCAGAGATAGCCATGAAAGatagagagagatagaaagagacaGCCAGAGATAGACACTATCCGTCCTTTCCAGGACCTTGGAGCTGGCCCAGTGCACAAAACCCCTCCAGGATGGGTCTTCAGGGAGGACTGCTAGAGGAGGAGTGGGCCCACATGGGCCATCTCTGCTTAAACAGCCATCTCCCTACCCACCCCACACGACCCACAGACCTGCTCCCTCTACTGCCTGGGCCTTTCTCCTGGACCTCTCCACTGTGCACTCTCTGTTCAGGGGTCTGCCAGCACCCCTGCATCCCAGCCTCCTCTCTGaccacctcctctgcctcctggctTCAACCAAATCCTGCTCTCCCCTGAGGATGCCCTGCAACCCTCTCAGGTGGAGCTGGCTTTTCTTTCTGGACCTTGAAGGAAGCATAGGAGTTTTCCAGGTGAAGTGGGACAAGAATATTCCAAGCAGAGAAACTGGGGGTAAAAACACAAAGGAGTAAGTGTAGGGCCTGTGTGAGGCCGAGGAGAATTCCAGAGGCTGGGACTAGGGTCTGTGGGAGGAGGGTCACAGAAGCAGCTGAGGAGGTAAGCAGGGCTGAAtgtgaaggcttttttttttttttttttttttgttgttgagacagagtctcactctgttgcccgggctagagtgagtgccgtggcgtcagcccagctcacagcaacctcaaactcctgggctcaagcaatcctcctgcctcagcctcctgagtagctgggactacaggcatgcaccactgtgcccggctaattttactgtatatatttttagctgtccatataatttctttctatttttagtagagatggggtctcgctcttgctcgggctggtcttgaactcctgagctcaaacaatccacccgtctTGGCCTcgcagaatgctaggattacaggcgtgagccactgcaaccGGCCTGAATGTGAAGGCTTTTGAAGGCTCATGAGATTGGCCAGATGTAAGCAAGGGATTGAAACCATTAGATCTGTGTCTTGGAAAAACCACTTTggcttgaggcaggagaatgCATGGAAGTGGGACCAATTAAAGCAGGGTTGGCACCGGTGGCTGGTGGGCCTGTTTTTGTATCAACCATGAGTTAAGAAtggattttgcattttaaaaggctgaaaaaCAGAAGATTAATATTTGtgacacattaaaaattatatgaaattcaaataaaattttattggaacatagccatacCCATTCacttatgtattgtctatggctgcttttttttttgagacagtgtcttgctctgtcacctaggctggagtacagtggcatcatcatagctcactgtaacctcaaactcctgggctcaagtgattctcctgcctcggcctcccaagtagctggaactataggcatgcaccaccctggctggctaatttttgtatttttttgtagaaatggggtctcgctatgtctctcaagttggtctcgaactcctggcctcaagtgatcctcctgccttgcctcccaaagtgctggggttacaggcatagGCCACTATACCCagcctatggctgcttttgacTGCAACGGCAGAGCTGAAAAGTCATGCCAGAGACTGTTTAATATATGAGTACCTGCATAATATCCTCAACTTTGTCTCTTGGCCAGAAgagtctaaaatatttgctatctgtcctttttcagaaaaaaaatttgctaacCCCTGAGTTAAGGGATTGTTTTAGCATTTTAGGCAAGAAGCACTCGGATAGTAGCGGTAGTGGGGACGGACAGAACGGGGGAATTTGGGAACTGTTCAGGAGATAGACTGGGTGCAGGGAGTAAACAGGAGCAGGCGTTCGGGACGCCTCCCAGCTTTCTGGCTTGAGTACGTTTGAGTGGTGGTGCTAGCTGGGCCTGGAGTatgaagagggaagagggagagtgaAACtctcaggggcagggagggacaggagctgggggaagagtGAGAACTGTTTTCAGGCCTGTTTTGTGTGATAGTCTGATTCCGGGAGTTATGCAGTTTGTTAACAAAGATGCTAACAACAGAGATGTCAGAAGCAATAACCTCAAGCCCTTTAGAGCCTGAGCCTGGTGTGGGGCACCTGGGTATTCAAAAGGCTTTTGTGCTTTAAAGGTGAGCAGGTACCTGTCTGGATTTCCGGTTGGGTCAGCCTGAGTTCTGTGAGAGCTAAGCCAGGCTCCTAAGAATGAAACCAAGGATTCCAAAGGCCTGGCAGGCACTGGGAGAAGATGGAGCTGTCTCTACATGCCAAGTTGCCTCTCTTCTATATCCTAGTTGGTGAGGTTGGCATACCGGCTGGAGAGGTAGGGCCTGTCTCTGCAGGTTTGTAGTAGTAGCCAAGTGAGCTGATCCTTCCGGGGCCTTATGTTCCTGTCCAGGTCTGGGGCAGGAACTGAGCTGGCCAAGACCACCTCCTCCATCCTGTGTCCTGCTGTGTCAGGTCCTGTTGTCTGGGAAACAGGCCCGGGCGGGTTCCGAGAGGTGGGTTCTCGGCAGGGCTATTCCCATGATTGCCAGTAGATGGCGCAAAAGTGATTCGGTGGGAGTGGAGCGGGGTCGGGAGCCCGAGAGAGGATCCTAACGTGCTCGCCCTTCTTCAGACCTGCTCCAACCTGGTGGTAGCCGtaggggaggaggtggcattcACAAAGCCACCTAATTCTTTCCCTATTTCCTGCTTGGGCACGAAACAGCCCTTGTTTCTGGGGCCAAGAAGGACTCCCTCAGGGTGGGAGGGGTGCAGTGTTTGGGGTGGACAGATGCCATGTCTGGCCACCTCTCCCTTCCGGCCCATGCCATTTCCTCCATTCCCTGGCAGCTGGGTCTGCAGGAATCTTGCTTCAGAGGCCTGCAGGGCACAGACCTcacctctgagaagccttcctggAACGCGTACCCTCGCCCACCCAGGCTCACTCCCCTCTGCTCCTTTAATCAAGCCGTATGGAAGTGTGAGTTTCTTCTCCCAGGGCTTGGCACAAGGGACTCTGGGTTCTTCAGAGCTCAAGCTGGAGGTGCAGGGAAGGAGCTGGGTCTGAAACTGGCCCTGGTGTCTGCCATTTACCTGTGAGCGGCCTTGCCCTGGGGTAACACTGATTAGAGGGCCACTGAGGTGCTTTTCCTACAGTTCATCTTATCCTCTTAACTCTTCTGCCAGGGCTTGCTCATCTTTCggagatgaggacactgagaatGAGAGACGTGCCTAAGGTTGCTCAGTGAGAGACACGGCAGGTAGGACCTGCGTCTGGGACAAGGAACAAGTGTGACCTGCCAGCCCCATTCCTGATCTGAATACCAGCTTTGACCCCCCACTTCTGGCCTTCAGCAGAGGTCAGGttagtctgactccaaagctcctGCTCTCCCAACACTGCTCGGCTACCTCAGTTCTAATGCCTTCAACACAGGGCAGAGCATTTAGCTCAAAAGGGGCCTCTGGGCTATGAGGGAGCAGTGGCAAGGGAGGCGCCCTCTCAGGGTCTTGAGCTGACAGTCTGTGCTGGTTGAAGAAGGTATGGGGTTTGTGTCCTAGGGTCATTCCCACAGTGCTATGCTTCCTGCTGGCTTCTTCAGTGGATGCTCTTGCCCACGGTGTTGGAAGCTTTCTTTCCACAGGCTTCTGGCATTCCCAACAGCTGCGTGCGGGGTGAATCCCCACTCCTCCTTCTGCAAGGATTTATCTCCACCCAGGACCCCATCCCTCTGGGTCAGAGACTCTCAAACTGTAGCCTGCATccgaatcacctggagggctcaTTAAAACAAATGGCTGGgttccacccccagagtttctgatttagtcaATCTAGGGTGACCATGAGAATTTACATATctaataagttcccaggtgatattGATGCTATTGGTTAGGACCATTGTGAACTAAAAGATTCATTCAGCAGGTCTGGATTGTCCAAAGCCTGCACACTTCAAAGAAAGGGTTGGTCTTACCTGGCTCCTGGGAGAGAACCCTAAGCCCTTGGAATAAGCTGCCCAGTAAGAGTGTTTTTGCTTACCTGTGGGCCATAGGCCACACCAGAGAGTCTATGCTAACAATGGGATTTATGGTGGAGGCCTTGGGCCACACAGTATCAGTTTAACCTCTAGAAGGGCTAGAGACTAAGTAACCAAGGTCAGCCAGATGGATGGTCAGCCATGCCTACATGACCAACCTCCAGTGAGAGCACTGGACACTAAGGCTCTGGTGAGCTTTTTTGGTTGGCAATACTTCACATATGTTGTCACACATCATACAGAGAATTAAGTACTGTCTGCAAGACCCCACTGGGAGAGAACAACGGGAAGCTTGCACCTGGTCTCTCCCAGACTCTGCCCCATGCACCTTTTACTGTTGCTGTTTTACTCTGTATTCTTCCACTGTGATAAACTGTAACTGCAAGTATAACAGCTTTGCTGAGTTCTGAGCATCCTTCTATTAATAGCATATCACTGGACCTAAAGGTGATCTTGGGGACCCCCAGTAAcagccacactttgagaaccactgctctaggctATGGAATTAACCTCTCTAGGATTCCATTGTGTTAGGCTTTGGGGAACCCTCATCAATACCTTATAATCTGGCCTGAGGGTCACCCTGATGGAGCATTTTGGCCTAAATACCCCAAGCCCCGCATCTCCACAGTCCAGGGTCAAGAGGCTCTGAATTGCTTGGGGGCCTGGGTATTGCTTTGTGGGCTAATCCTGAACAACCTCCTGGGCCTCTGGGCTTTAGTATCCCCGCCGGTAAATGGGGGTTTGGAGCAGTTCTCTTCTCCCCAGGTATGGCAAGGCCAACAGAGAATATGcaggggtgtgggcaggggcAGTTTATTTTGCCTAGTGGCGCCACTTCCAAAGCCCAGGTCTGGCCATTACAGCCCCACTCACCTGAGCCGGGGACCCATGGTGCTGGGACCCACAGGCTTTGGAAGATCCAGCCACTCCCTGCTGCCCGTCCTGGAACCACCTTCAGGGCCGAGGCCCACATTTTACAGTACttgggccctccctgccccatcaTGCCCTGGCCTGAGATCAGGGCCTAGAGCCAACACAGGGAGGAAGGCCCCTTAGTGCCCGCTGGTTATGTGGCTTTATTCACAGACTCAGCACTTGCtgaggatggaaggaaagaacatctggggccaggctgggcctggAGGTCAGGGTGGCTGGGAGGCCATGCATGGATCGGATTGGGGAGCTCACGGGGGAGAAACTgctggctgggccaggcctgtgtggggcagggctggaggcaggCAGCATGCGGGAGGCCTGGCTAGGTCTGCAGGGAGCAGATCCATCCAGGGGGTGGCTCTGAGCCAGGAGGGAGGGACTGAGGCTTctctggggcagggagtgggggtgtGGGGCTGGATAGCAGGCACCCCTGCCCCCTGAACCCAGGGAAAGGACATAGTAGGACAGTCAGGACACCTGGCGCCTGGTCCTGCTGCTGCCTTGGGACTTGATGTGTGACTAGCCAAGCTGATCCCCTCTGGTGTCATTGCCCTGTTGATGCTTGGACATTTGCTTTGGGGTGACCCACATAAGGATGCTCTGAAGACATTTGTAAGAAGGCTGGACAATCCTGGGGAGTGTGCCTAGGGCCCAGCTGGGCGGGCTCTGCCTATGGAGGGGGAGACCCCCAGCTCCCTGTGAGccaagcttttctttttcagtggtCGGTGTCAGTTCTGGGCTGTGGCCCCCAGAGGGCGCCATCTCACATCGCAATCTGGGCCACCACTGGGCCAAGAAGACTAACGTTAATCCTTCTTTCTCCTGTCCCGCCCTGCTGGCTCCTGACTTCCTGCCTAAACGCAAACAAGGAGTCCAAAGCCCGGATCCTCCTCCCGGGCCTTCTTCCTGGTGAAGAGCCCATTCCCACCCAGCAGGGAACAGAAAAACCAGTTCCCCGGGTTTCACTCCCTGCCTGGGAATAGCAAAGTTTGGAAAGTTGGCAGGGTCTCTCTGGGCTGTCCAGGAAGGTGACCTAGGGGCCTGGGAAGCCGGGTGAGGCCTGTGCAGGGCCCTAGGGCTGAGGATGCAGCCTCTGCCTGCTTTCCACCGGCCTCTCCTGGGGACTGGGGTGCAGGGGTGCAGGAGAGGGGCCATCAGCATTGGCGGGAGGGGGTGCGGTGCACGGAGCCAGGGCGCTTTGGGATCTTGCGCCAGCGTCTCTTGTCCCAGCGGCAGAGCAGCAGCAGGCGGAAGGTGTCCCGGAAGGCTTTGTTGCAGAGTGCGTAGCACATGGGGTTGATGGTGCTGTTGACGTAGCACAGCCAGTAGCCCAGCTCCCACAGGGTCTCGGGAACACAGTCCTTGCAGAAGGTGGACACCAGCACCATGATGTTGTACGGTGTCCAGGTGAGGATGAAGGCCAGCAGGATGGCACTCAGGGTCCGAGCCGCCTTCTTCTCCTTGACCAGCGAGAAGGTCTTCCGCTTGGCCAGCTGCTCCTTCCCGCGGGGCTTCTGGCTCTTGCCCGCTCGATCACGCCCTTTCCTGGTTGGCCGCTTGACTGTATTCGGGGAGCTCCGGGGGGGCTGCTTGGTGGGGGCTTGTGCCTCGGGGTCCACCATGGGCATCTTGATCACCACTTCAGAGCCAGGCTCCTCACCCTCCGAGGATGTGAGGGACTCCATGGAGCCttcatcctcttcctcttcctctttccagcTGTACGCCTGCAGCAGCCGGGGGGCCCGGCAACAGCGACAGCAGCGGCCTGAAGGAGTCTCTGGTGATCCCTCCGCCCCTGGCTGAGACCGCtctgagctgctgctgctgccacctcctTTGCCTGGTGTCTCAGAGCCCTGAAGGGCTGCCAGCTCCCGTGCCCGGTTCTCCGTCTCCCGGTAGATGCGCCAGTAGAGCGTGCACATGACTGTGACAGGGAGGTAGAAGGCGGCCATGGCTGTGCCAAAGGTGATGATGGGCTGGGAGAGGAACTGGATGTAGCACTGCCCGGCCAGCACTGTCCGCTCTCCTACCAGGTACTGCCAGAAGAGGATGGCTGGGGCCCAGAGGATGAAGGAAACCAGCCAGGCCAGGCCGATCATCAGAGCTGCCCGGCGGGGTGTGCGCTTGGCGCGGTAGCTGAGGGGCCGGGTCACGGAGAAGTAGCGGTCGAAGCTGATGAGCAGCAGATTCATGACAGAGGCATTGCTGGCCACATAGTCCAGGGCCAGCCAGAGGTCGCAAGCCAGCGTGCCCAGAGCCCAGTGGCCCATGAGCAGGTAGGTGGTGTACAGGTTCATGGAGAAGGTGCCGATGATCAGGTCGGCGCAGGCCAGGCTCAGCAGGAAGTAGTTATTGACTGTCTTGAGCTCCGTGTTGACCTTGAAGGAGATGAGTACCAGCAGGTTACCTGTCACTGTGGCCAGGGACAGGAGGCCTGTGGTGATCCCAATGAAGGCCACTTGCCAGGGACCCTTTCCTGGTGCCAGGACGGTGATGTTGGGGCTGACGGCAGGTGGGGCTGAGGTGTTCATGGTGGCCAGATGGGGCTGGGTGGGCAGCCCCTTCCTCCAGTCACGCTACAGGGCTTCCTCAGAGGAAGGTCATCACCTGAAGAGAGAGGACATGTGCTTTGGTTGGGCCACTGGACATCTCTGGTAACCCTGAGGGGAAGGGGCTCaagacacagccctgccctcccttcctggTGCTCACACACGGCCACTTACAGAGCTCTTTCCCAGCCGCGAGAGGATTTGCCAGCAGCACGGGGAGGCTTTGGAATCCAGGGATCTGAGCCCTTATTCCAGCTTCTCCACTCAgactctgagtctcagttttctcattgggAAATTACTACTAATTCCTGTCTTCCTTAACTCATGTGGCAGGAGTTGGGAGGAGACTCACTTTGTGTACAGTCCTGCcaaattttcaaagcatttcacTCAACTTTATTAAAGTGCTCATTTACTGAATAGTCACTACATGGCAGACACAGTGCTAAGCCCTTAATTGAGTTATCTAATTTAGCCATGGTACATCTCTAGAAGGAAGGTCTCTTTTTACATCTCACTGAGACGATGGTGGCTCTGAGCAGCAGCAAGACCTGGCCACGGTGACATGGGTGGTGAGTACGATTAGAAGCCATTTCTCACTCTCACTGGGTACGTGGCTGCTCTCACAAGGAGAGGTGGGAAGAAAGGGGAGGGCCCAGAGAGGATAAGGAGAAAGAGGTGAGAGCAGAGAggaaccgtgtgtgtgtgtgtgtgtgtgtgtgtgtgtatgtgtatgtgtattcgTGTCTGTGCATTTTTCTGTGCATGTGGGTTTACATACACACATGAGGAAGGTGGTGTCTGGGCCTGAATTGGACCTTCGATGAGGAAAGCAGGGAAAGCTGTACTGGGCCTGGCCACCAGCTTGGTGGTAGGAAGGTCTGGGGTAAAAGCAGGCAGCAGGGATGAGGGCTCCAGCTCCCAGCTAAGTAGGGGTCTGGCCCCAGATGGGGCGTGGgaagcctccctccctctccccactctgtTCCTGGGCCCCAGCTGAGTAGCGGGAAGCAAAGGGAACAGGAAGATCCTCCAGACTTTTCTTGGATCTGGAGTCTGGCCCGGGCACTAGGGCTGGGTAAAGAGAAAGGCAGGCCAGGACCCTTAGCAACCTCCCAGCTGGACAGGAGGCCTACACAACCAAGGTGAAGCCACAGTGAAGGGTGAGGGTCCAGGCCAGCTCAGCCATGGCCTTACTGCCTTGTAATTTGGTGGGTCCTTCCTGTTCCAGGCCTCAGGCATCCATCTGTCCACTGAAGATATTGAGGGTCCCCCCAGCTCACAGCTGTGGCCTTCGGGGGCTGTATTGTTGGAAAAATTCCAAGGGAGAAGATGTTCAGCAAGGGCCTACCAACCTCTGGTGTTCCTTGGGCACCAGGCCTGTGACAGACTGAAGTGCTGTCCCTGTGAGAGATGACCTGCGTGGTGTGTGGCTGAGGCCATCCCACACAGCTCGCGGCAAACTGTCAGTGTGTAAGAGCAGCTCTCAGTGTGGCGAGTTCAGCGTGGGACAGAATGAGCAGGAAGGACTGTGGCTGTCATTGTATCTGGGACAGTTTGCACATGAGGGCGCATGTGTAACATCATAGTTAAAGCTcctggactctggagccagactgtccggatttgaatccaggcaacGCCATTTACTGGGTGTGTGAATATTGCTGGTGACATAAGTTCTTTATGTCTTGGTTTCCTCgactgcaaaatggggataatacctaTTAGCTACCACTAGCTAATATCTCCaggaattgtgaggattaaatgagccaatgcatgtaaagtgcctgGAACGGCCCCTGGCACATGCAAGCACTGGGTCCTTATTAACGCTCAGTATGTGTAGCAATGAGGGCTCCTTCCTGTGTAGGAATGTCTACTTCTTTGGTTAAAAATCTCTGATACTGCAATagcaactaataataataataatgctcaCTGCTGTTATTTAGTGCTTCCTGAGTGCCAGTCATTGCTAAAGGGCTTCTgtgtataatctcatttaatcttaactgGAAGTACGACCTAGGGATTgttgttttctccattttatagctgaggaattTG
Encoded proteins:
- the CHRM1 gene encoding muscarinic acetylcholine receptor M1, whose protein sequence is MNTSAPPAVSPNITVLAPGKGPWQVAFIGITTGLLSLATVTGNLLVLISFKVNTELKTVNNYFLLSLACADLIIGTFSMNLYTTYLLMGHWALGTLACDLWLALDYVASNASVMNLLLISFDRYFSVTRPLSYRAKRTPRRAALMIGLAWLVSFILWAPAILFWQYLVGERTVLAGQCYIQFLSQPIITFGTAMAAFYLPVTVMCTLYWRIYRETENRARELAALQGSETPGKGGGSSSSSERSQPGAEGSPETPSGRCCRCCRAPRLLQAYSWKEEEEEDEGSMESLTSSEGEEPGSEVVIKMPMVDPEAQAPTKQPPRSSPNTVKRPTRKGRDRAGKSQKPRGKEQLAKRKTFSLVKEKKAARTLSAILLAFILTWTPYNIMVLVSTFCKDCVPETLWELGYWLCYVNSTINPMCYALCNKAFRDTFRLLLLCRWDKRRWRKIPKRPGSVHRTPSRQC